A single window of Dermacentor albipictus isolate Rhodes 1998 colony chromosome 1, USDA_Dalb.pri_finalv2, whole genome shotgun sequence DNA harbors:
- the Prim1 gene encoding DNA primase small subunit isoform X2: protein MAPMSGAYNPELLDDFLPLYYGKLFPIDTFYKWITYADKSRGANREISFTLRDDVYIRFQSFSSMQELQRALKDKRPHKIDIGAVYNYNPKNHHEPSFGPIERELVFDIDMTDYDDVRTCCQGAEICRSCWAFMTLAMKILDRVLREDFGFKHILWVYSGRRGVHCWVCDARARRLRAAARAAIANYISLLKSQAQSSKKVSLFKSIHPSVRETLKIVKEYFPAIALQNQKLLEGDKFWHDLVSASSDSSFKDDIEKSVLSQTSSEKRWEAFETIVEKQKSTKYMFLLEEIMLELCYPRLDVAVTKGTQHLLKAPFSVHPKTGRVCVPIDITNVTAFDPFAVPTVSQLSNEIDEYDAQHKGDEAMDVGNPALQEYKKTGLASSVLLFQGFVDKICLAEADVVIKKIDQSMEF, encoded by the exons ATGGCACCTATGAGTGGCGCCTACAATCCGGAATTGCTCGACGATTTCTTGCCGTTGTACTATGGAAAGTTGTTTCCTATTGACACGTTTTACAAGTGGATAACGTACGCTG ACAAGTCAAGGGGTGCAAACCGCGAAATATCCTTCACTTTGAGAGACGATGTTTACATCAGATTTCAGTCCTTTTCAAGCATGCAAGAACTGCAAAGGGCATTGAAGGATAAACGCCCGCACAAGATTGATATTGGCGCTGTCTACAATTACAAT CCGAAGAACCACCACGAGCCTTCGTTTGGACCAATTGAAAGGGAACTAGTGTTCGACATCGATATGACAGATTACGACGACGTGCGAACGTGCTGCCAAGGGGCTGAAATATGCAGAAGTTGTTGGGCCTTCATGACTTTAGCCATGAAGATTTTGGACAGGGTATTAAGAG AGGATTTTGGTTTCAAGCACATTCTGTGGGTCTACTCGGGGCGCCGTGGAGTGCATTGCTGGGTGTGTGATGCAAGAGCAAGGAGACTTCGAGCAGCAGCACGGGCAGCCATTGCCAATTATATTAGTCTCTTAAAG TCACAAGCTCAGAGCTCCAAGAAAGTATCTTTGTTCAAAAGTATTCATCCAAGTGTGAG GGAAACATTAAAGATTGTAAAGGAATACTTTCCAGCGATTGCCCTCCAGAACCAAAAGTTGCTTGAGGGTGACAAGTTTTGGCATGATCTGGTTAGCGCCTCCTCTGATAGCT CTTTTAAGGACGACATCGAAAAGAGTGTTTTGTCACAAACATCATCCGAGAAGCGCTGGGAAGCTTTTGAAACCATAGTTGAAAAGCAGAAG AGTACTAAATATATGTTTCTTTTGGAAGAAATAATGCTTGAACTATGCTACCCAAGGCTTGATGTGGCTGTTACAAAAGGCACTCAGCATCTGTTGAAAGCGCCATTCTCCGTGCATCCTAAGACTGGTCGAGTTTGTGTGCCCATAGACATCACAAATGTCACTGCATTTGACCCTTTTGCGGTGCCAACTGTCAG CCAACTCTCCAATGAGATTGATGAGTATGATGCCCAGCACAAAGGGGATGAGGCCATGGATGTTGGCAATCCAGCTCTTCAAGAATACAAGAAGACTGGCCTTGCATCTAGCGTTTTATTGTTTCAAGGCTTTGTGGACAAGATTTGTCTTGCAGAAGCAGATGTAGTCATTAAGAAAATCG ATCAGTCAATGGAGTTCTGA
- the Prim1 gene encoding DNA primase small subunit isoform X1 produces the protein MAPMSGAYNPELLDDFLPLYYGKLFPIDTFYKWITYADKSRGANREISFTLRDDVYIRFQSFSSMQELQRALKDKRPHKIDIGAVYNYNPKNHHEPSFGPIERELVFDIDMTDYDDVRTCCQGAEICRSCWAFMTLAMKILDRVLREDFGFKHILWVYSGRRGVHCWVCDARARRLRAAARAAIANYISLLKSQAQSSKKVSLFKSIHPSVRETLKIVKEYFPAIALQNQKLLEGDKFWHDLVSASSDSSFKDDIEKSVLSQTSSEKRWEAFETIVEKQKSTKYMFLLEEIMLELCYPRLDVAVTKGTQHLLKAPFSVHPKTGRVCVPIDITNVTAFDPFAVPTVSQLSNEIDEYDAQHKGDEAMDVGNPALQEYKKTGLASSVLLFQGFVDKICLAEADVVIKKIASDIKHTVAASGSEQKQCHCHLLLLHRGVSAQARIQELEISGAGLTRTPEAELRKWNWCE, from the exons ATGGCACCTATGAGTGGCGCCTACAATCCGGAATTGCTCGACGATTTCTTGCCGTTGTACTATGGAAAGTTGTTTCCTATTGACACGTTTTACAAGTGGATAACGTACGCTG ACAAGTCAAGGGGTGCAAACCGCGAAATATCCTTCACTTTGAGAGACGATGTTTACATCAGATTTCAGTCCTTTTCAAGCATGCAAGAACTGCAAAGGGCATTGAAGGATAAACGCCCGCACAAGATTGATATTGGCGCTGTCTACAATTACAAT CCGAAGAACCACCACGAGCCTTCGTTTGGACCAATTGAAAGGGAACTAGTGTTCGACATCGATATGACAGATTACGACGACGTGCGAACGTGCTGCCAAGGGGCTGAAATATGCAGAAGTTGTTGGGCCTTCATGACTTTAGCCATGAAGATTTTGGACAGGGTATTAAGAG AGGATTTTGGTTTCAAGCACATTCTGTGGGTCTACTCGGGGCGCCGTGGAGTGCATTGCTGGGTGTGTGATGCAAGAGCAAGGAGACTTCGAGCAGCAGCACGGGCAGCCATTGCCAATTATATTAGTCTCTTAAAG TCACAAGCTCAGAGCTCCAAGAAAGTATCTTTGTTCAAAAGTATTCATCCAAGTGTGAG GGAAACATTAAAGATTGTAAAGGAATACTTTCCAGCGATTGCCCTCCAGAACCAAAAGTTGCTTGAGGGTGACAAGTTTTGGCATGATCTGGTTAGCGCCTCCTCTGATAGCT CTTTTAAGGACGACATCGAAAAGAGTGTTTTGTCACAAACATCATCCGAGAAGCGCTGGGAAGCTTTTGAAACCATAGTTGAAAAGCAGAAG AGTACTAAATATATGTTTCTTTTGGAAGAAATAATGCTTGAACTATGCTACCCAAGGCTTGATGTGGCTGTTACAAAAGGCACTCAGCATCTGTTGAAAGCGCCATTCTCCGTGCATCCTAAGACTGGTCGAGTTTGTGTGCCCATAGACATCACAAATGTCACTGCATTTGACCCTTTTGCGGTGCCAACTGTCAG CCAACTCTCCAATGAGATTGATGAGTATGATGCCCAGCACAAAGGGGATGAGGCCATGGATGTTGGCAATCCAGCTCTTCAAGAATACAAGAAGACTGGCCTTGCATCTAGCGTTTTATTGTTTCAAGGCTTTGTGGACAAGATTTGTCTTGCAGAAGCAGATGTAGTCATTAAGAAAATCG CGTCCGACATCAAGCACACTGTCGCAGCTTCTGGTTCCGAGCAGAAGCAATGTCACTGCCACCTGCTACTGCTGCATAGAGGAGTGAGCGCACAAGCGAGAATTCAGGAACTGGAAATCTCGGGAGCAGGATTAACAAGAACCCCAGAAGCTGAATTGCGGAAGTGGAATTGGTGTGAGTGA